AAAATATCACAGATAGAACACGATGCACAGGTCTCACATGCCGCGAAGAACAAAACATGAAGGTCATACATACACCATTAATACACGAAGGTCTTCTATGCAGAGCTTGTCTCAGAACACGCTCTCGTATCAGTGTAACAAATCAActtattattatgttaatgtACCGTATCACGTAGATATCTAAGTTAATTGGAAGATATCTCTCTATAGATATCTGATTTTTCATGGCATGACGAAGTTTTATATACAACCAATAATTGTCCCTATTACAATAATATACAATTCTTCAACTGTATATATCAATTCTATTAAAGATATCGGGTCTCAGGTTAACCTGTTCTCGACTTAACCTGTCAAATTAGaccgagtttcaaaactatccTCACAGCCTCctataaaaattgatattcCTTCTCTAGTTCGCACCATTATACAGACGAGTGAATATCCTTCAATCCTTTTTGTTTCTCCATCTTGTTAGACACTCATCTACCTTTGGCTCATTATATTCAGGCCACAGTGATATATAGGCTAAGTAAAGGTTAAGAATTAAGaagcatataaatttttatacatggtgttagaataggaaGGGTTCATAAATTGTACATGATCAACTTTTTATAAGGTGCAATATGCAATAAAGTGTAAGTTAAATTATTCATCGAACCTCTTGTCGATTACCAATCTAAAAGGGTCTCAGCTTGAAATAAGTCAATTGTAAGATTCAATAAGCCAATTATAAggttaaatagattaattttagGGGTCAATTTGTAATTCTTGCCAAATTTAgaggaccaaataaaaaagtatcataaattcataaccatactgaaattttattcataattcaTCCTCAATTATGTTCAGAATCTCAAATTATGCTTTGAGTActaatttgtaatttaaaaaaaattaaggactgaATTGAGTTTTTCACAAATGAGGGACCAGACTGAAATTCTGTTATCATGAACCTCGAACCCAGATTTTTTCACAAATCACCTACTGATCTACACAAATCTCTaactcattttcatcatttaaacaaattataactcAAAATTATCATCCTTGTCCAAAATCTTCTAAAACCAATCAATTAAACTCTTACCTTTACAATTAATTCTTTCATCAAACTTCACAACACCACTTAAAATCTCTATAAACTcaagaattttaaaatcaaatctaaacttGAGAATCATGCAAACAAACCCGAAATCTTATcttaaaagttaagaaaaatcatttcttcttcttcttcttgtttcaattctttaaaaattttggacactttttcttcttcttcttttttgtctatttatatttatcaactttttACAATTACCAAAATATACATCACTCATTTATACCTAATGTTTACTCCTTCAAGGATATTATTGCCTTTTCCTAttaaatttttccttttctttttttaagaaaagaaaaatatttaaagctacccttttcttcataaaatttaatttagttacttttaatgggtttaaaaattaaagaattatttttaaaaaagacaaaaaaaaaaaaaaaaaaaaaaaggaaaactgaTGGGTTGGGACAGGAATGATATTGAGTGACAAATGTATTGGGCTAAAGTTTGTGCTGAAATTCAAACCCACAAACCCATCTATAACTATAAATACGGATCTCTCACTCGCCAAGCTTTCTCAGCTCTCTTCTCCATCGTAAACAACGAACGAACGGGAGGcaccaaaagataaaaaagaaaccagAAAACAGAATCGATTTCCCCAAAGTTtgagttttgggttttttataattcGAGAATTGTAAACATAATAGCTCTGTGTTTTTGTATTGATTCAattatttaacttttcttttcttttttgggttcGATGGATTCTACCATTAGAATTGGTTCATCAATTGTTTttcccatttcttcttcttcaccaaaattatcaaatctacggagaaaaaataagattgaataTGGGTCTCGATTCGGTGGGAATGGGTGCATCTCTGCAATCACTCATAATGGCTCTGTTTCTCCCTCTGCTGCTTCTCATGGGGttagtttctttttggttttttttttggtatatttttcttctctcaattttattggaatttGGGAGATCGcttgttattaatttaatttttttgtttattttcttctgTGTATCAACAAATTTTGCCATGATTACTGTTGTTCACTTGCAtttctcatttttaaaatgagaGGAGGGTAACCATTGTCTCGGCCGATGTTAGGATTTATAGAAAGGTGCAATGTAGAAGCGAATGAATGAGGGGAATGCTAAAtaaattgatgtgtttttatcaatttttactCCCAAAATAACCAtgagattttaaaatgattttgccGGTACGTTTGGTACATATGTGAATGAAGTTCATGGGTGATTCTTGTATGATTATTGTTATGCTgttggtttttcattttcatgtgtTTTCCAATGCACAACTTCCTCAGAAATTAATTCTTTGATGTTCCAGGAGTCAAGTTCAGTGGGAGATGTGCATAGAAGAAGAAGCAGTCTTGAATCTACGTTTCGTTATGACAAGCCTATACCAGAGGAGAGAATTGAGGAGCCTGTTGGTATTTCATTGGCTGAAAAAGTAATTGGAGATAATCCTCGGTGCACTGATTGCCAAGCCAAAGGCGCGGTTCTTTGCACCACTTGTGCTGGTTCAGGCTTATATGTTGACTCTATATTGGAAAGTCAGGGCATCATTGTCAAGGTCCGGTGCTTAGGTAAATTTGCTTTCACTTCACAGAGCATAATCTAACAGATGCAGTATACTTGTACGTTCTGTTATCTGAACTCCACTTAGCACTCCTATATCCCCCATTTTGATTTGTGGTTATTTTAGGATCATCCAGATCTAACTTGAAGTTCCATACCGTATCATGTTTCCAATGAACGTACTTTGATAATGGATTTGGCATCTTTCACTATGACAAGTGACTAGTTGTGGGAGCAACTATTGAAATAGATGCCTTGAAAATACTTGCATATTTAAAGTATAACCtctattgatttgaaaatacttttttttttcttgtggtaGAGGGATAGCGAGCTGTACACTTGGGTTGTTAGTGTGGGAAGAGTATCTATCATCTCTTTTCCACTGCACCCTTTTTGATCCTCATCATTTTTCCTACTTTAGTACTAAGCATGATCTCTCAATTCAAATTTGTACTCCCTCCATGGCTCCAGTCTTTAATCCATATGCACTTGTGCATGCATAATTTGGAACACAAATGCCTATGGTTTTTCCTGTGTAAATATTCTGGCAATGCTTGTTTTGTGAAATCATTTTGGTAAATGTCAAATACCATCCCTGGATTGGATCTAGGAAGTTCACAACGCTATTCCTTGAAAGCTATTGAGTGTGGCCTTACAACTGGATGGGTTATTGTCATAGGTTTTTTACTTTTCGCCATATTAGGAGGATATTAATAGGTTTGCTGTGACTTCACTCTGAGGAGCTTTTTTTaggaataaatatttatattattattggaAAAAACCAATATCAACTATATTCGGGTGATCTCATCTGATGGTTTTGTCCATATAGTGATTAAGAGTGCCAGAATATGAGTGTTAAACCTAAAGTTATACTTAAATGTTATTGAACATAAAAGTATCTCCATACATTTTGGTAAGTAGCAAATCCTGAGTAGCTCAGCCAGTAGTCGTGCATGGGTCTTGGTCTGTCGTGCATGGGTCTTGGTCTTGTGGTGTGATTGCTAATGGTAGCTGATTGGTGGTTATCTTGATATGCTTGTTATATATGGCAATGAAAATGAAACTAtgttatgttatgtttttttttttgtaggttgTGGTGGAACCGGAAACATCATGTGCTCAGAATGTGGTGGCCGAGGTCATGTTGGACTCAAGTAACTTTTGCGTTTTGCTTTCTCATTGCATTTTGTTGTACCCTCTTGCTGCAACGCTTACAGTTAGGTTGTCATATTTGTTGTAGTTATGTAGCCTTGCAATGTTGTATTAAAGTTTTTGTGTATCGACCTTTTCATTTCTCAATGGTACTCTTCCTCTGTAATTTACCCTTGATTTTTTGAATGGTCTTGATCCGTATCCACTTTATAGGCAAACTATTGATAATGTTTCCACTTCCCTTTTATTCAGTCGGTTTGATGTTGTTTTGCCTTGGAAAGTATCAAAAATGGAGTTCAAAAGAGTTTCTTAACATGATTACacttgaaatcaaaatttgGTAATTTGCTCTGCATCAGTGCATTGGAATTTTGTCCTTTGTGACCTGAGATCTGCTCCATGGAATGTAATCATTTGATTAAAGGGagttaaattcaatatttttgaaGATGATCTACGTGCAAGAGAACTTGGGCAGATTATACTGAATATAAAAGCTGACTAATATCTCATTCACAGGACAAGTTCTCTTTtacgaacaaaaaaaattgcaatccGACGTGTTTGCAGAATCACATGCCTTTTAACATCGATTGATGTTGCCCTGGTCTACGTGGTGTCTGGTGCAAATATTCAATCTAAAACAATGAATCTGTACTCAGCAAGCGAGATGAAGTCCCCATGGTTGTTAATCTCCGTATCTCTGGAACTCTTCAAGGCGAAATAGAATAGCTGGGTCAAGCCGCGAGTTCTGTGGGTTCTCTGTGTAAGCAATGTAGTAAGCTGAAACACATGATTGTAGCCATGCCATTTCTATCCGACACTGCAAGCAAAAAAATTGTCTATCAGTTTCTGAGTATTGTTGTAAGAAATGTTTCCTGTTTTG
This window of the Populus trichocarpa isolate Nisqually-1 chromosome 13, P.trichocarpa_v4.1, whole genome shotgun sequence genome carries:
- the LOC7482385 gene encoding uncharacterized protein LOC7482385; protein product: MDSTIRIGSSIVFPISSSSPKLSNLRRKNKIEYGSRFGGNGCISAITHNGSVSPSAASHGESSSVGDVHRRRSSLESTFRYDKPIPEERIEEPVGISLAEKVIGDNPRCTDCQAKGAVLCTTCAGSGLYVDSILESQGIIVKVRCLGCGGTGNIMCSECGGRGHVGLK